The window TCATACTTATACGATCGATGTGGTGATTGAAGGCGAGAAAAGAGGGGGAATGATTTTGGATTTTGCAGACCTGAAATCCATCGTGCGCGGAGTGCTTGCAGAGTATGATCACCGCGATTTCAACGATTATCTTGATTATCCGTCCGTGGAAAATATTTGTGAGCTTCTGGCAGAAAAGATTTTAGGAAAGTTGCCGTATCGATTCACAATCCGGGTCTGGGAAGGACATGGAAAATACGCGGAGCTGACAACGGCCTGAATGTGTCAGCCCGCACCACATCAGAGGGGAGTCAAAATTGAGCCCTAAATGGCGGAAGCGTGTCATCATACTTGTGATTCTCATTGCGGCCGGACTCGGACTTCGATTCACATTATTTCGACCGAAGCCGGTGGAAATTTCTGCGTACAAAGTAGAAAAAGGGAAAGTGGAAGAAACGGTCACCAACAGCAAAGCCGGAACCGTGAAAGTTCGTAAACGGGCAAAACTCAGTCCTGAATTGGGTGGCCGGGTTGTCTATCTTGGCGCGCGGGAAGGAGAGACAGTGAAGACCGGACAGCTATTACTGCAGCTGGAGGATTCCGATTTAAAAGCGTTGCTTTCACTGGCCGAACGAGCCGCTCAGTCCGCGCGATCCACGATGAAGGAAGCGTGTGTCGCTGCAGATTGGGCGGGACGCGAGCTGGAACGGAACCGCTCGTTGCATCAGCAGGGAATCGTTTCGGTGGCAATCTTGGATCAGGCGAACGAAAATTATGATGCGGCAAAAGCGCGATGCGATGCTGCAAAATCGGAAGTGAAGCGCGCCGAAGCTTCGATTGCAGTTGCGCGAGCAAATCTGAAAAAGACGGAGCTGCGCGCGCCTTTCGATGGAATCATTGCGCAGGTTTCCACTGAAGTCGGCGAATACATCAGTCCTTCGCCTCCCGGCGTTCCGATTCCTCCCGTTCTTGACATTCTAGATAATTCCGGCGTTTATGTGGAAGCCCCCATGGATGAAACGGATGCCGGCCGGCTACGAATCAGTTTGCCGGCCCGGATCAGTTTGGATCCCTATCCGGATAAAACATTTCACGGAAAACTGACGCGTATCGCTCCGTTTGTTCAGGATATCGAAGGACAAAACCGCACAGTGGATGTGGAAGCGGAATTTGAAGATAAGGATTTTGGTCACACGGTGCTTCCGGGAACTTCGGCGGATTTGGAAGTAATTCTAAACGCGCACGAAAATGTATTGCGGATTCCTGCTTACGCGCTGATGGAAGGAAACAAAGTTCTCGTCGTGCAAGAAGGAAAGCTGCTTGCCCGCCCGGTGAAAACCGGTTTGCGCAACTGGGAATATGTAGAAGTCCTCGATGGGCTCAAAGCAGGAGAGCAGATCGCGATGTCGCTGGACCTCGCGCAGGTTACGGAAGGCGCGGAGGTGAAGGTCACGCAAGAGGGAAAA of the bacterium genome contains:
- a CDS encoding 6-carboxytetrahydropterin synthase, with product MKLGITEYIDCAHHLPGHDKCGRLHGHTYTIDVVIEGEKRGGMILDFADLKSIVRGVLAEYDHRDFNDYLDYPSVENICELLAEKILGKLPYRFTIRVWEGHGKYAELTTA
- a CDS encoding efflux RND transporter periplasmic adaptor subunit, encoding MSPKWRKRVIILVILIAAGLGLRFTLFRPKPVEISAYKVEKGKVEETVTNSKAGTVKVRKRAKLSPELGGRVVYLGAREGETVKTGQLLLQLEDSDLKALLSLAERAAQSARSTMKEACVAADWAGRELERNRSLHQQGIVSVAILDQANENYDAAKARCDAAKSEVKRAEASIAVARANLKKTELRAPFDGIIAQVSTEVGEYISPSPPGVPIPPVLDILDNSGVYVEAPMDETDAGRLRISLPARISLDPYPDKTFHGKLTRIAPFVQDIEGQNRTVDVEAEFEDKDFGHTVLPGTSADLEVILNAHENVLRIPAYALMEGNKVLVVQEGKLLARPVKTGLRNWEYVEVLDGLKAGEQIAMSLDLAQVTEGAEVKVTQEGKK